TGCCATGCGGCGACGCTGATGAACTCCCGCGTGGTGACCATGCCGGCGGCGGCGTAGGTGAGGCACTCGCCGAGGATCTCGGCAGAGGAACAGCCCTCGGCGATCAGGTGCGAGATCAGGTTGTCCGCGGGCCGTTTGCGGTGGGCGCGGACGGCTGGGCGGACGTCGGCGAGGTAGATCCGCAGCCAGTTGCTGTTCTGGCGGAACAACCAGTAGATCCCGTGCCAACTGGTCAGCCCGGGCCTGCCGAATTCCTCGGGGAAGAAACGCTCCAGCCGACGCTGGATCCCGCGTCTGCCACGGGTCAGGCCGATCACCTCGCACGCCACATCGATCGAGACGCCGAAGGTGAGGTCCTCCAGCCACGCCTCACCCGCGCTCTGCAGGGTGTCGAGGTGCCGGCGCGCGATGCGCTCGGTCAGTTCCCGGTAGTGCTCGTCCACGCGGCGGGGTGTGAAGTAGCGGGCGGTCTGCCGGCGGTGTTCGCGGTGCTCAAGCCCGTCGCGGTACAGCACGGGCCGCCGGATCCGAGCGGGCAGCTTCTCCACGGTCTCGATCCCGAGGCCCGCCTGCACGGTGTCGGTGCTGCGCAGAACGGCACGTGCCGCGTGATAGCCGCGTACCTGCCACGTGCCGTCGTCCCCGCGGTCGATCGGGCAGACGGGCTCGGTGCGATCCCTGCGAATCTTGCGTGCGTCGTCGGCTCGGTCCATCGACTGCTGCCTCCGTCGTCGTGTCGACACCCTGGTGGGAGGAGCCCGCTGTCAGGCATGTGCGGCCAGACTTCACGATGGCCTGCCCGTGACGCCAGTGCCTCGTCCGCCAGGGACCGTGGCTCGTCCTCGACGCCCGGGCCGTGCTCCCGCCGGAAGCCCGGAGCTAAGGAGCGGTGGGCTGCTGCGGGGAGCGGAGTACGAGCAGGGTGATCTCGCTGGGGGCGAAGATGCGGAACGGCGGGCCCCAGAAGCCGGTGCCGCGGCTGGTGTAGAGGAGGGTGCGCGTGCCGTGGTGGCTGAGGCCGGCGACGACGGGCTGGTCGATACGGACCAGGTGGTGGAAGGGCCAGATCTGGCCGCCGTGGGTGTGGCCGGAGAGTTGCAGGTCGATGCCCGCGTC
Above is a window of Streptomyces sp. NBC_00490 DNA encoding:
- a CDS encoding cytochrome P450, which translates into the protein MDRADDARKIRRDRTEPVCPIDRGDDGTWQVRGYHAARAVLRSTDTVQAGLGIETVEKLPARIRRPVLYRDGLEHREHRRQTARYFTPRRVDEHYRELTERIARRHLDTLQSAGEAWLEDLTFGVSIDVACEVIGLTRGRRGIQRRLERFFPEEFGRPGLTSWHGIYWLFRQNSNWLRIYLADVRPAVRAHRKRPADNLISHLIAEGCSSAEILGECLTYAAAGMVTTREFISVAAWHLFTDAALRERYMTGSESERLAVIHELLRLEPAVARLKRRTTGALRLPSTDGPVTVPGDALVEIFVDEANTDPAAVGDTPTAVRPGRPTTTGRYAAALSFGDGPHRCPGADIALMEANVFLGHLFALEGIRMLTPPRVTFQDEIGGYVIRGLRVAVDRR